GTTGCATGCGCCGCTTTGTCTAGACTCCATCCGCGTTCATGACGTAGGTTTTTTAAAGTTAATGCAATACGTTTATATATATCGTCCATAATCAATCTCGTCTAAATTCAAAGAAACAGCTTGTGCGCTATAACGCACAATGATACGATTATTCTATTATGCGTTATAGCGCACAAGTTGTGAATTAAAACTTTAATATGGAGGAGATGTATGGCGGCAGAACAGTTTAAAAATAAGTTGGTGGCAGTTCTTAATAAAAATATTGAGCCGGGTAAAGTCATGAATGCGCTGGCTCATCTGTGCATTGGATTAGGTTCAGTTATCGGTAAAGAGGCATTACGTCTCGCTACTTATTATGATGCTGATGATGGCTCACATCCATTTATTTCTGAAATGCCTTTTATTATTTTATCAGAAAATTCAAATAAAATTAGAAAGTTGCGTGCAGAAGCTATTGCAAACCATATTTTATTTAATGATTTCACGGATACGATGACGGTCGGTACGTATAAAGAACAACTTGAGAGAACATTGCAAGTGCATGATGAACATCTTATTTATTTTGGAATTGTTTTATTTGGTGATTGGAATAAGGTGACTGAATTAACTAGAAAATGTTCACTTTGGCGATAATAAATGGAGGTAAACATGCCTAAGGGTAATAAGCCATTGAGTCAAAGTGCGCAGAGTGTACAAACGGCGTTGTTAAAAAAAGGATTAACTGTTGAGATATTGGAGCTGTCTTCCAGTACACATACCGCTCATGATGCAGCGACAAGCTTAGGATGTGATGTAGGGCAAATTATGAAGTCATTATTATTTCGTTCAACAGAAACAAATCAACCTATTCTTATTTTGGCTTCTGGGGCCAATCGTGTTAATGAGAAGAGCATTGAAACTTTACTGGGGGAAAAAATTACTAAAGCTGATGCTGATTTTACGCGGGAGATAACTGGCTTTGCGATAGGGGGTGTGCCACCGCTGGGACATAAACAGATCATCCATTCTATTTTTATCGATGAAGACTTGCTGAAATTTGAAACATTGTGGGCAGCAGCTGGAACTCCACATGCTGTTTTTAGTCTGTATGCTCGTGATATCGAATGGTTGATTCATGGACAAATAGTTTCAGTGAAATAGGTTAATGATGAGAAAATTATTTTGGACCGACCCTTATCAACGTCATTTAATAACCACCGTTTTGACGGTTGATGATAATCGAGTTTTATTTGATGACACCATTGCATTTTCTTTTTCTGGCGGACAAGAAAGCGATAGAGCTTACATTAATGGATTAGCTGTTATTCATTCAGAAATGATCGGTAACCTGATTTATTATATTCTTCCAGACAACCATGCCCTGACTCCAGGCGATACAGTGGCGATGGAAATTGATTGGCCTCGAAGATATAGACTCATGCGTTTGCATTTTGCTGCTGAATTGGTGCTTGAGCTTATGACGCAAATGTTCGGCATTAAAAAAATAGGAGCGCATATTGGTGAAACCAAAGCCAGAATAGACTTTTTTACAATAAAAATATTTCTTATATCTTTGAACATGTATTGGCTAAATATAATGAAATCATCCTGGAAGACAAACCAATTAATACAGGTTTTTCTGATATTAAGCAGCAACGACGTTTTTGGGAAATTCATGGTTTTTCCAAAGTAGCTTGCGGTGGTACGCATGTAAAAACAACTTCAGAAGTTGGGTTTATTACCTTAAAAAGG
This genomic interval from Legionella oakridgensis ATCC 33761 = DSM 21215 contains the following:
- a CDS encoding DUF2000 domain-containing protein, translated to MAAEQFKNKLVAVLNKNIEPGKVMNALAHLCIGLGSVIGKEALRLATYYDADDGSHPFISEMPFIILSENSNKIRKLRAEAIANHILFNDFTDTMTVGTYKEQLERTLQVHDEHLIYFGIVLFGDWNKVTELTRKCSLWR
- a CDS encoding YbaK/EbsC family protein → MPKGNKPLSQSAQSVQTALLKKGLTVEILELSSSTHTAHDAATSLGCDVGQIMKSLLFRSTETNQPILILASGANRVNEKSIETLLGEKITKADADFTREITGFAIGGVPPLGHKQIIHSIFIDEDLLKFETLWAAAGTPHAVFSLYARDIEWLIHGQIVSVK